The following proteins are encoded in a genomic region of Pungitius pungitius chromosome 19, fPunPun2.1, whole genome shotgun sequence:
- the LOC119198602 gene encoding ankyrin repeat and SAM domain-containing protein 6-like isoform X3, with product MNYGVPANSLLLFRACDEGDYETARGILEPGAPKESGRQSRLRSEAGSEYTTAVTLSLVPVDSTDEEGNTALQFASASGHENLVRFLLRKGTSVDSRNNYGWTPLMQAARFGHLNVAHILLENGAEINGRNRLGASVLTMAARGGHTHVVKLLLESGAYVDDYDHLAVAAEAVSSGNNNNNNSCSAAGFGGGEGCLGGGGREFMDITALMVASQHGHEASVRLLLEWGSDVNFSQKTTGWGPLMIATLSGKVAVAQQLVERGADPDRVNVLSKTAFELAMQLKQRDIKAFLDSITTIRPQTDDEKRRPDVFSALKLGNSQLVKEILEEDPTQVNSSNQEGASPLMIAAVSGQLEVVQLMVEKKADIDKQDGVHGWTALMQATYHGNKDIVKYLLSQGADVNLRAKNGYTAFDLVMLLNDPDTELVRLLASVCMQVDKDKSKHRTLLTRSKSRQSLNNVPVPPDDKGGLKSWWSRMSNRFRRLKLTHTLRHGLSSNRLAPFPDDADASLDATMKANKKPVSAVSNGALALTPALGGNDVSTAWAGKSNDAGLCRPNTEKEDFLITTMLRSGAPLTRLPNDKLKAVIPPFLPPSNFEPWNSDRSRLLGEGKSEAPRLPMPPQRKLNSSGNSDITSISRVVSRSIKFPSIPKGPSSSSPSNSGHYHSPHSSGGSNGVAGINRDSHNRSGGSADSVLSQIAAQRKRAAGLMDAKAQAPEKQPSQTQSQTSTPPSAQGLPLPDVNLPEIHSHPSLVAPDIHSRRKMELKKRPQSGNSSTSKSTSPTLTPSPSATPKPPTGPGDSLSSASSHPRSKSSGGSSSGTITDEDELSGILKKLSLEKYHPIFEEQEVDMEAFLTLTDGDLRELGIKTDGPRQQILAAISELNAGKGRERQILQETIHNFQSSFGSSASNQRQAGEPRSPTGWMRHQVRTPNKR from the exons ATGAATTACGGCGTCCCGGCTAACTCGCTGTTACTTTTCCGTGCCTGCGATGAGGGGGACTACGAAACCGCCCGGGGGATCCTGGAGCCCGGCGCCCCGAAAGAATCCGGACGGCAGAGCAGGCTGCGGTCAGAGGCGGGGTCGGAGTACACCACCGCGGTCACGTTGTCTCTGGTACCGGTGGACTCCACGGACGAGGAGGGGAACACCGCCTTACAGTTCGCTTCGGCCAGTGGTCACGAGAACCTGGTCCGGTTTTTGTTACGGAAGGGTACGTCGGTGGATAGCCGCAACAACTACGGCTGGACCCCGCTGATGCAGGCTGCGAG GTTTGGTCACCTGAATGTTGCCCACATCCTGTTGGAGAACGGGGCAGAGATCAATGGGCGCAACAGGCTGGGTGCGAGTGTTCTCACTATGGCGGCCCGAGGGGGACACACTCATGTAGTGAAGCTTCTCCTGGAGAGCGGGGCCTACGTCGACGACTACGATCATCTGGCCGTGGCTGCAGAGGCGGTCTCaagcggcaacaacaacaacaacaacagctgcag CGCGGCTGGTTTTGGTGGAGGTGAAGGCTGTCTAGGAGGTGGCGGGAGAGAATTCATGGACATCACAGCCCTGATGGTGGCGTCTCAGCATGGCCATGAGGCCTCGGTGCGTCTGCTGCTGGAGTGGGGCTCTGATGTCAACTTTTCccagaagaccactggctgggGACCACTGATGATAGCCACCCTCAGTGGAAAG GTGGCCGTGGctcagcagctggtggagcgcGGAGCTGACCCGGACCGGGTTAATGTTCTGTCCAAGACGGCCTTTGAACTAGCCATGCAGCTTAAACAGAGAGACATCAAGGCCTTTTTGGACTCCATCACCACCATCCGACCGCAGACCG ACGATGAAAAGAGACGACCAGACGTGTTCAGTGCACTCAAGTTAG GAAACTCCCAGCTAGTCAAGGAGATCTTGGAGGAAGATCCCACTCAGGTGAATTCGTCCAATCAGGAGGGAGCGTCACCTCTCATGATAGCGGCGGTGAGCGGTCAGCTGGAAGTGGTGCAGCTGATGGTCGAGAAGAAGGCCGACATTGACAAGCAAGACGGCGTCCACGGGTGGACCGCTCTGATGCAGGCCACCTATCATGG TAATAAAGACATTGTCAAGTACCTGTTGAGTCAAGGAGCTGACGTCAACCTTCGAGCTAAGAACGGATACACAGCATTTGATTTGGTGATGTTGCTGAACGACCCAG ACACAGAGTTGGTGCGCCTGTTGGCATCGGTGTGTATGCAAGTAGACAAGGACAAGTCCAAGCATCGAACCTTGCTGACTCGCTCTAAAAGCAGACAGTCGCTCAACAACGTCCCGGTTCCCCCCGACGACAAGGGAGGCCTTAAG TCCTGGTGGAGCCGGATGTCCAATCGGTTCAGACGGCTGAAGTTGACTCACACCCTGAGACACGGCCTTTCGTCCAACCGCTTGGCGCCGTTTCCCGACGATGCTGACGCCTCACTGGATGCCACAATGAAGGCGAACAAGAAGCCTGTGTCTGCCGTGTCCAATGGAGCGCTGGCTCTGACTCCTGCCCTGGGGGGGAATGACGTCAGCACAGCGTGGGCAGGCAAGAGCAACGATGCTG GGCTTTGCAGGCCAAACACGGAAAAGGAGGACTTTCTTATAACCACAATG CTCAGAAGTGGTGCGCCCTTGACCCGGCTTCCCAATGACAAGCTTAAAGCGGTCAtacctcccttccttcctccatccAACTTTGAACCATGGAACTCGGACCGCTCGCGTCTCCTTGGGGAGGGAAAGAGCGAAGCGCCCCGCCTGCCCATGCCACCCCAGAGGAAGCTGAACAGCAGTGGAAACTCAGATATT ACGTCTATCAGTCGCGTGGTTAGCAGGTCCATTAAGTTTCCCAGCATCCCCAAggggccctcctcctcctcgccttcaAACTCTGGTCACTACCACTCTCCCCACTCCTCAGGAGGCTCCAACGGGGTCGCAGGGATCAACCGGGACTCCCATAACCGCTCAG ggggcagtgcaGACAGCGTTCTCTCCCAGATAGCCGCCCAAAGGAAGAGGGCGGCTGGCCTGATGGATGCCAAGGCCCAGGCTCCGGAGAAACAGCCCAGCCAGACACAAAGTCAAACCTCAACGCCACCATCGGCACAAGGCCTGCCGCTACCGGATGTCAACCTGCCTGAGATCCACTCCCACCCCAGCCTGGTGGCTCCCGACATCCACTCGAGAAGG AAGATGGAGTTGAAGAAGAGGCCGCAGTCTGGGAATTCTTCCACATCCAAGAGCACGTCTCCCACTTTGACGCCTTCTCCTTCCGCGACGCCCAAGCCCCCCACTGGGCCAGGAGACTCTCTGTCCTCGGCCTCTTCCCATCCTCGCTCCAAGAGCAGCGGGGGCTCCAGCAGTGGAACCATAACTGATGAAG ATGAGCTGTCTGGTATATTGAAGAAACTGTCCCTCGAGAAGTACCATCCAATATTTGAGGAACAGGAG GTGGACATGGAGGCTTTCCTGACTCTAACAGATGGAGACCTGAGGGAGCTTGGCATTAAAACGGACGGACCCAGACAGCAGATTTTAGCCGCCATATCAGAGCTCAATGCTGGAAAG GGCCGAGAGAGGCAGATCCTTCAAGAGACCATCCATAACTTCCAGTCGTCCTTTGGCAGCAGCGCTAGTAACCAAAGACAAGCAGGTGAACCACGCT CACCAACAGGTTGGATGAGACACCAGGTTCGTACCCCCAACAAAAGATAA
- the LOC119198602 gene encoding ankyrin repeat and SAM domain-containing protein 6-like isoform X4: MNYGVPANSLLLFRACDEGDYETARGILEPGAPKESGRQSRLRSEAGSEYTTAVTLSLVPVDSTDEEGNTALQFASASGHENLVRFLLRKGTSVDSRNNYGWTPLMQAARFGHLNVAHILLENGAEINGRNRLGASVLTMAARGGHTHVVKLLLESGAYVDDYDHLAVAAEAVSSGNNNNNNSCSAAGFGGGEGCLGGGGREFMDITALMVASQHGHEASVRLLLEWGSDVNFSQKTTGWGPLMIATLSGKVAVAQQLVERGADPDRVNVLSKTAFELAMQLKQRDIKAFLDSITTIRPQTDDEKRRPDVFSALKLGNSQLVKEILEEDPTQVNSSNQEGASPLMIAAVSGQLEVVQLMVEKKADIDKQDGVHGWTALMQATYHGNKDIVKYLLSQGADVNLRAKNGYTAFDLVMLLNDPDTELVRLLASVCMQVDKDKSKHRTLLTRSKSRQSLNNVPVPPDDKGGLKSWWSRMSNRFRRLKLTHTLRHGLSSNRLAPFPDDADASLDATMKANKKPVSAVSNGALALTPALGGNDVSTAWAGKSNDAGLCRPNTEKEDFLITTMLRSGAPLTRLPNDKLKAVIPPFLPPSNFEPWNSDRSRLLGEGKSEAPRLPMPPQRKLNSSGNSDITSISRVVSRSIKFPSIPKGPSSSSPSNSGHYHSPHSSGGSNGVAGINRDSHNRSGGSADSVLSQIAAQRKRAAGLMDAKAQAPEKQPSQTQSQTSTPPSAQGLPLPDVNLPEIHSHPSLVAPDIHSRRKMELKKRPQSGNSSTSKSTSPTLTPSPSATPKPPTGPGDSLSSASSHPRSKSSGGSSSGTITDEDELSGILKKLSLEKYHPIFEEQEVDMEAFLTLTDGDLRELGIKTDGPRQQILAAISELNAGKGRERQILQETIHNFQSSFGSSASNQRQAAPTGWMRHQVRTPNKR; encoded by the exons ATGAATTACGGCGTCCCGGCTAACTCGCTGTTACTTTTCCGTGCCTGCGATGAGGGGGACTACGAAACCGCCCGGGGGATCCTGGAGCCCGGCGCCCCGAAAGAATCCGGACGGCAGAGCAGGCTGCGGTCAGAGGCGGGGTCGGAGTACACCACCGCGGTCACGTTGTCTCTGGTACCGGTGGACTCCACGGACGAGGAGGGGAACACCGCCTTACAGTTCGCTTCGGCCAGTGGTCACGAGAACCTGGTCCGGTTTTTGTTACGGAAGGGTACGTCGGTGGATAGCCGCAACAACTACGGCTGGACCCCGCTGATGCAGGCTGCGAG GTTTGGTCACCTGAATGTTGCCCACATCCTGTTGGAGAACGGGGCAGAGATCAATGGGCGCAACAGGCTGGGTGCGAGTGTTCTCACTATGGCGGCCCGAGGGGGACACACTCATGTAGTGAAGCTTCTCCTGGAGAGCGGGGCCTACGTCGACGACTACGATCATCTGGCCGTGGCTGCAGAGGCGGTCTCaagcggcaacaacaacaacaacaacagctgcag CGCGGCTGGTTTTGGTGGAGGTGAAGGCTGTCTAGGAGGTGGCGGGAGAGAATTCATGGACATCACAGCCCTGATGGTGGCGTCTCAGCATGGCCATGAGGCCTCGGTGCGTCTGCTGCTGGAGTGGGGCTCTGATGTCAACTTTTCccagaagaccactggctgggGACCACTGATGATAGCCACCCTCAGTGGAAAG GTGGCCGTGGctcagcagctggtggagcgcGGAGCTGACCCGGACCGGGTTAATGTTCTGTCCAAGACGGCCTTTGAACTAGCCATGCAGCTTAAACAGAGAGACATCAAGGCCTTTTTGGACTCCATCACCACCATCCGACCGCAGACCG ACGATGAAAAGAGACGACCAGACGTGTTCAGTGCACTCAAGTTAG GAAACTCCCAGCTAGTCAAGGAGATCTTGGAGGAAGATCCCACTCAGGTGAATTCGTCCAATCAGGAGGGAGCGTCACCTCTCATGATAGCGGCGGTGAGCGGTCAGCTGGAAGTGGTGCAGCTGATGGTCGAGAAGAAGGCCGACATTGACAAGCAAGACGGCGTCCACGGGTGGACCGCTCTGATGCAGGCCACCTATCATGG TAATAAAGACATTGTCAAGTACCTGTTGAGTCAAGGAGCTGACGTCAACCTTCGAGCTAAGAACGGATACACAGCATTTGATTTGGTGATGTTGCTGAACGACCCAG ACACAGAGTTGGTGCGCCTGTTGGCATCGGTGTGTATGCAAGTAGACAAGGACAAGTCCAAGCATCGAACCTTGCTGACTCGCTCTAAAAGCAGACAGTCGCTCAACAACGTCCCGGTTCCCCCCGACGACAAGGGAGGCCTTAAG TCCTGGTGGAGCCGGATGTCCAATCGGTTCAGACGGCTGAAGTTGACTCACACCCTGAGACACGGCCTTTCGTCCAACCGCTTGGCGCCGTTTCCCGACGATGCTGACGCCTCACTGGATGCCACAATGAAGGCGAACAAGAAGCCTGTGTCTGCCGTGTCCAATGGAGCGCTGGCTCTGACTCCTGCCCTGGGGGGGAATGACGTCAGCACAGCGTGGGCAGGCAAGAGCAACGATGCTG GGCTTTGCAGGCCAAACACGGAAAAGGAGGACTTTCTTATAACCACAATG CTCAGAAGTGGTGCGCCCTTGACCCGGCTTCCCAATGACAAGCTTAAAGCGGTCAtacctcccttccttcctccatccAACTTTGAACCATGGAACTCGGACCGCTCGCGTCTCCTTGGGGAGGGAAAGAGCGAAGCGCCCCGCCTGCCCATGCCACCCCAGAGGAAGCTGAACAGCAGTGGAAACTCAGATATT ACGTCTATCAGTCGCGTGGTTAGCAGGTCCATTAAGTTTCCCAGCATCCCCAAggggccctcctcctcctcgccttcaAACTCTGGTCACTACCACTCTCCCCACTCCTCAGGAGGCTCCAACGGGGTCGCAGGGATCAACCGGGACTCCCATAACCGCTCAG ggggcagtgcaGACAGCGTTCTCTCCCAGATAGCCGCCCAAAGGAAGAGGGCGGCTGGCCTGATGGATGCCAAGGCCCAGGCTCCGGAGAAACAGCCCAGCCAGACACAAAGTCAAACCTCAACGCCACCATCGGCACAAGGCCTGCCGCTACCGGATGTCAACCTGCCTGAGATCCACTCCCACCCCAGCCTGGTGGCTCCCGACATCCACTCGAGAAGG AAGATGGAGTTGAAGAAGAGGCCGCAGTCTGGGAATTCTTCCACATCCAAGAGCACGTCTCCCACTTTGACGCCTTCTCCTTCCGCGACGCCCAAGCCCCCCACTGGGCCAGGAGACTCTCTGTCCTCGGCCTCTTCCCATCCTCGCTCCAAGAGCAGCGGGGGCTCCAGCAGTGGAACCATAACTGATGAAG ATGAGCTGTCTGGTATATTGAAGAAACTGTCCCTCGAGAAGTACCATCCAATATTTGAGGAACAGGAG GTGGACATGGAGGCTTTCCTGACTCTAACAGATGGAGACCTGAGGGAGCTTGGCATTAAAACGGACGGACCCAGACAGCAGATTTTAGCCGCCATATCAGAGCTCAATGCTGGAAAG GGCCGAGAGAGGCAGATCCTTCAAGAGACCATCCATAACTTCCAGTCGTCCTTTGGCAGCAGCGCTAGTAACCAAAGACAAGCAG CACCAACAGGTTGGATGAGACACCAGGTTCGTACCCCCAACAAAAGATAA
- the LOC119198602 gene encoding ankyrin repeat and SAM domain-containing protein 6-like isoform X2 yields the protein MNYGVPANSLLLFRACDEGDYETARGILEPGAPKESGRQSRLRSEAGSEYTTAVTLSLVPVDSTDEEGNTALQFASASGHENLVRFLLRKGTSVDSRNNYGWTPLMQAARFGHLNVAHILLENGAEINGRNRLGASVLTMAARGGHTHVVKLLLESGAYVDDYDHLAVAAEAVSSGNNNNNNSCSAAGFGGGEGCLGGGGREFMDITALMVASQHGHEASVRLLLEWGSDVNFSQKTTGWGPLMIATLSGKVAVAQQLVERGADPDRVNVLSKTAFELAMQLKQRDIKAFLDSITTIRPQTDDEKRRPDVFSALKLGNSQLVKEILEEDPTQVNSSNQEGASPLMIAAVSGQLEVVQLMVEKKADIDKQDGVHGWTALMQATYHGNKDIVKYLLSQGADVNLRAKNGYTAFDLVMLLNDPDTELVRLLASVCMQVDKDKSKHRTLLTRSKSRQSLNNVPVPPDDKGGLKSWWSRMSNRFRRLKLTHTLRHGLSSNRLAPFPDDADASLDATMKANKKPVSAVSNGALALTPALGGNDVSTAWAGKSNDAGLCRPNTEKEDFLITTMLRSGAPLTRLPNDKLKAVIPPFLPPSNFEPWNSDRSRLLGEGKSEAPRLPMPPQRKLNSSGNSDITSISRVVSRSIKFPSIPKGPSSSSPSNSGHYHSPHSSGGSNGVAGINRDSHNRSGGSADSVLSQIAAQRKRAAGLMDAKAQAPEKQPSQTQSQTSTPPSAQGLPLPDVNLPEIHSHPSLVAPDIHSRRKMELKKRPQSGNSSTSKSTSPTLTPSPSATPKPPTGPGDSLSSASSHPRSKSSGGSSSGTITDEDELSGILKKLSLEKYHPIFEEQEVDMEAFLTLTDGDLRELGIKTDGPRQQILAAISELNAGKVHLIEHGRERQILQETIHNFQSSFGSSASNQRQAAPTGWMRHQVRTPNKR from the exons ATGAATTACGGCGTCCCGGCTAACTCGCTGTTACTTTTCCGTGCCTGCGATGAGGGGGACTACGAAACCGCCCGGGGGATCCTGGAGCCCGGCGCCCCGAAAGAATCCGGACGGCAGAGCAGGCTGCGGTCAGAGGCGGGGTCGGAGTACACCACCGCGGTCACGTTGTCTCTGGTACCGGTGGACTCCACGGACGAGGAGGGGAACACCGCCTTACAGTTCGCTTCGGCCAGTGGTCACGAGAACCTGGTCCGGTTTTTGTTACGGAAGGGTACGTCGGTGGATAGCCGCAACAACTACGGCTGGACCCCGCTGATGCAGGCTGCGAG GTTTGGTCACCTGAATGTTGCCCACATCCTGTTGGAGAACGGGGCAGAGATCAATGGGCGCAACAGGCTGGGTGCGAGTGTTCTCACTATGGCGGCCCGAGGGGGACACACTCATGTAGTGAAGCTTCTCCTGGAGAGCGGGGCCTACGTCGACGACTACGATCATCTGGCCGTGGCTGCAGAGGCGGTCTCaagcggcaacaacaacaacaacaacagctgcag CGCGGCTGGTTTTGGTGGAGGTGAAGGCTGTCTAGGAGGTGGCGGGAGAGAATTCATGGACATCACAGCCCTGATGGTGGCGTCTCAGCATGGCCATGAGGCCTCGGTGCGTCTGCTGCTGGAGTGGGGCTCTGATGTCAACTTTTCccagaagaccactggctgggGACCACTGATGATAGCCACCCTCAGTGGAAAG GTGGCCGTGGctcagcagctggtggagcgcGGAGCTGACCCGGACCGGGTTAATGTTCTGTCCAAGACGGCCTTTGAACTAGCCATGCAGCTTAAACAGAGAGACATCAAGGCCTTTTTGGACTCCATCACCACCATCCGACCGCAGACCG ACGATGAAAAGAGACGACCAGACGTGTTCAGTGCACTCAAGTTAG GAAACTCCCAGCTAGTCAAGGAGATCTTGGAGGAAGATCCCACTCAGGTGAATTCGTCCAATCAGGAGGGAGCGTCACCTCTCATGATAGCGGCGGTGAGCGGTCAGCTGGAAGTGGTGCAGCTGATGGTCGAGAAGAAGGCCGACATTGACAAGCAAGACGGCGTCCACGGGTGGACCGCTCTGATGCAGGCCACCTATCATGG TAATAAAGACATTGTCAAGTACCTGTTGAGTCAAGGAGCTGACGTCAACCTTCGAGCTAAGAACGGATACACAGCATTTGATTTGGTGATGTTGCTGAACGACCCAG ACACAGAGTTGGTGCGCCTGTTGGCATCGGTGTGTATGCAAGTAGACAAGGACAAGTCCAAGCATCGAACCTTGCTGACTCGCTCTAAAAGCAGACAGTCGCTCAACAACGTCCCGGTTCCCCCCGACGACAAGGGAGGCCTTAAG TCCTGGTGGAGCCGGATGTCCAATCGGTTCAGACGGCTGAAGTTGACTCACACCCTGAGACACGGCCTTTCGTCCAACCGCTTGGCGCCGTTTCCCGACGATGCTGACGCCTCACTGGATGCCACAATGAAGGCGAACAAGAAGCCTGTGTCTGCCGTGTCCAATGGAGCGCTGGCTCTGACTCCTGCCCTGGGGGGGAATGACGTCAGCACAGCGTGGGCAGGCAAGAGCAACGATGCTG GGCTTTGCAGGCCAAACACGGAAAAGGAGGACTTTCTTATAACCACAATG CTCAGAAGTGGTGCGCCCTTGACCCGGCTTCCCAATGACAAGCTTAAAGCGGTCAtacctcccttccttcctccatccAACTTTGAACCATGGAACTCGGACCGCTCGCGTCTCCTTGGGGAGGGAAAGAGCGAAGCGCCCCGCCTGCCCATGCCACCCCAGAGGAAGCTGAACAGCAGTGGAAACTCAGATATT ACGTCTATCAGTCGCGTGGTTAGCAGGTCCATTAAGTTTCCCAGCATCCCCAAggggccctcctcctcctcgccttcaAACTCTGGTCACTACCACTCTCCCCACTCCTCAGGAGGCTCCAACGGGGTCGCAGGGATCAACCGGGACTCCCATAACCGCTCAG ggggcagtgcaGACAGCGTTCTCTCCCAGATAGCCGCCCAAAGGAAGAGGGCGGCTGGCCTGATGGATGCCAAGGCCCAGGCTCCGGAGAAACAGCCCAGCCAGACACAAAGTCAAACCTCAACGCCACCATCGGCACAAGGCCTGCCGCTACCGGATGTCAACCTGCCTGAGATCCACTCCCACCCCAGCCTGGTGGCTCCCGACATCCACTCGAGAAGG AAGATGGAGTTGAAGAAGAGGCCGCAGTCTGGGAATTCTTCCACATCCAAGAGCACGTCTCCCACTTTGACGCCTTCTCCTTCCGCGACGCCCAAGCCCCCCACTGGGCCAGGAGACTCTCTGTCCTCGGCCTCTTCCCATCCTCGCTCCAAGAGCAGCGGGGGCTCCAGCAGTGGAACCATAACTGATGAAG ATGAGCTGTCTGGTATATTGAAGAAACTGTCCCTCGAGAAGTACCATCCAATATTTGAGGAACAGGAG GTGGACATGGAGGCTTTCCTGACTCTAACAGATGGAGACCTGAGGGAGCTTGGCATTAAAACGGACGGACCCAGACAGCAGATTTTAGCCGCCATATCAGAGCTCAATGCTGGAAAGGTGCATTTGATTGAACAT GGCCGAGAGAGGCAGATCCTTCAAGAGACCATCCATAACTTCCAGTCGTCCTTTGGCAGCAGCGCTAGTAACCAAAGACAAGCAG CACCAACAGGTTGGATGAGACACCAGGTTCGTACCCCCAACAAAAGATAA